DNA from Mesorhizobium sp. B2-1-1:
CGCACGGCGCCGCACTGGCAGCCGCCGGTTCGAATGGTCTCGCTCATGATGTTTTCTCCGGCGGCCATTGCTCGGTGTCGTGGTCGGGATGCTGGTAGGAGACAAGCTCTGCCAGATAGGGGGCCGAACCCATATCCGCCATCGTATCCTCGCCCGGCAATTCTGGAATGGAATCCACGTAAGGCAGCTTTGCCTCGGTGCCCCACTGGATGGTCGGCGCGATATCAGCCGGAGCGTCGAAGGCGGCAATCGCCAACGCCATGCCCTCCGGCGCCTCGAAAGTCAGCGGCGTTCCGCATTCGGCGCAGAACCCACGCCAGGCAGCGTTCGACGAGCGGAAGCGCTTGGGCTCGCCGCGCGTCCAGTCCACCTTGGCGCCGCGCACCGAGACCAGCGGAAGGTAGAAATTGCCGCTCGCCTTCTGGCACATGCGGCAATGGCAAACCGAGGCATCGCCGAGTGCGCCCTCGACGCGAAAGCGCACGGCGCCGCACTGGCAGCCGCCGGTGTAGATCGGCCGGTTGTCGAGGCTCATGGCAGGTCACTCCGCATCATGGCACACGGCCTCGACATTGTTACCGTCGGGATCGAAGACGAAGGCGCCATAGTAGTTCGCATGATAGTGCGGGCGCAGGCCCGGCCCGCCATTGTCTATGCCGCCGGCGGCAAGAGCGGCTGCATGGAAGGCGTCGACCTCGGCGCGGCTGCGCGCGGTGAAGGCAACGTGCTGGCGGGCCTTTTGCCCCTCCTTGCCTTCCTGGAGCCAGAACACCGGCCGATCGCGGCCGTAGCCACCGACCTTGGCGCCGCCGGTGTATTCCAGCGGCACCATATGGAGCAGCGAGGCCCCAAGCGGCGCCATCGCCTTGTCATAGAAAGCCTTCGAAGCGTCAAAGTCAGCAACGTCGATGCCGAGATGGTCGATCATGAAACGAACTCCTCCGTTGCTGGTTCCGGCACTTCCGCGCCAGCCAGGCCGGCCGCAATCACGATATGCTGACAGACATTGTCGATATCGCGGATCACGTCATCGTTCCAGAAGCGCAGGGTGGTCCAGCCGAGCGCTGTGAGCTTGGCTGTTCGCGCGGTGTCAGACGCCGAGACCTCATGAGAGGCGTGCTGAGAACCATCCAGCTCAACGATCAGCTTCCTGTTAGGGCAAGCAAAATCGACGATGTAGCCCGCTATTGGCATTTGACGTCGAAACGCCAGCCCCATGAGTCGGTGTGCGCGTATCTCATTCCAAAGCTTCAGTTCGGCGTCGGTCATAGCCTTGCGCATCTTGCGCGCATTGCCTCGATTGACAGGAGACACACGATAATGGATCACTGCGAGGCGCCCCCCTCTGTCCTGCCGGACATCTCCCCCTCAAGGGGGGAGATCGGCAGTTTCGCTGACGGTGCCCAACCTCCAACGTCAGCGATTGGCGAAAGCCTCGGTGATATCCAATCTCCCCCCTTGAGGGGGAGATGTCCGGCAGGACAGAGGGGGGTGCTTCGCGCCAACCTCTCCATTCCCGCCACAAGAACAGTCGCCCTCACCGCTTCACCTCCCACGTCGTCACACGTTCGCCGGTGACCGGGTCCTTGCCGTCCTTCAGTTGTACGCCTTGCGCCAACAACTCATCGCGGATGCGGTCGGCTTCGGCCCAGTTCTTGGCGGCGATCAATTCCAGGCGCCTGGCGATCGCCTTGGCGACCGCGGCTTCGTCGACCTTGGCCGCCCCCACATCGAAACCCAGGAAGGCAAGCGCACCCTTCAGCGAGGCCGCTGCGGCGTTTTCGCCATCGCCGCCGAAGTCGACCGCCTCGCCGGCCAACTGGGTCAAAACCTGGAAGGCGGCGTAGGTGGCGAGATCATCCGACAACGCCTGCACGACCTCGGCCGGCAATTGCCCGACCGCCGGCGCCAGATCGGCCGCGCGTTTCCACTTGCGCAGCGTGTTCTCCGCTTCCTCGAGCTTGCGCACGGAAAAGTCGATCGGTTCGCGATAATGCGTCATCAGCATCGCCAGCTTGAGCACCTCGCCGGGCCATTTGCGGCCGCCGAAGGTTTCGGTCTCCAGCAGCTCGTTGATCGAGTAAAAATTGCCGAGGCTCTTCGACATCTTCTGCCCTTCGACCTGCAGGAAGCCGTTGTGCATCCAGATGTTGGCCATCACATCGGTGCCGTGCGCGCAGCGTGACTGGGCGATCTCGTTCTCGTGGTGCGGGAAGATCAGGTCGAGACCGCCGCCATGAATATCGAAGACCTCGCCCAGATAGGCGGCGGACATGGCCGAGCATTCGATGTGCCAGCCCGGCCGGCCCCTGCCCCATGGGCTCTGCCAGCCCGGCTCCTCCGGGGACGACAACTTCCACAGCACGAAGTCGCCAGGATTCTTCTTGTGCGCGTCGACTGCAACGCGAGCACCGGCCTGCTGCTCGTCGAGATTTCGCTTCGACAACTGGCCGTAGTCGGGCATCGAAGCGGTGTCGAACAGCACTTCGCCTGCGGCAACATAGGCATGGCCGCGTTTGATCAGGCTTTGAATCAAGGTGATCATGTCTGCCTTGCCGTCGGCACGGGGCTCGACGAACTCGGTGGCGCGCGGCTCGACTGTTGGCTCCAGGCAGCCGAGCGTCGCGACGTCCTTGTGGAATTGGCCCGCGGTCTTCTCCGTCACCCGCCTTATCGCCTCGTTGAGCGACAGTCTGCCGGCTGATATCTCGCTGCCGAAATCGCGCAGTGCGCGTGCATTGATCTTGTCGTCGACATCCGTGATGTTGCGCACATAGGTGACGTGCGTCTCGCCATAGAGATGGCGCAGCAGCCGGAACAGCACGTCGAAGACGATTACGGGCCTGGCATTGCCGATATGGGCGAAGTCGTAGACGGTCGGACCGCAGACATACATGCGCACGTTCAGCGCGTCGATCGGGACGAAATCCTGCTTCGCGCGCGTCAGCGTGTTGTAGAGGCGCAGGCCCTTCGGTGCGTCAGACATTCCATGCCTTTCCGGTTCAGAACTTTTGCCTGGATGAAGCCAGCTCCGCGCCGAGGCGCAAAACGGACTCCAGCCTGCTGGCCGGGGCGTTTGTCCAATCTAGCGGAAGATGAGGCGAAAACGTCCGGACCAGCGCGAAGCTAGCCAATAATGCAAATGCCACAAATGGCGAAAGACGTTTTCATAGGCGGCTTTATCGCCTTGGCCAGTGTTGCCGTCAAGTCGCTTATCCCGAGAAAAACGACGCCAGAACTGGCAAATGCGTCGCCCGATCACACGGAATCAGCCACTGAAACATTTTATTAAACATGTCGGCACAGTCATGAAACATACGCCGGCTAGATC
Protein-coding regions in this window:
- a CDS encoding GFA family protein, which encodes MSLDNRPIYTGGCQCGAVRFRVEGALGDASVCHCRMCQKASGNFYLPLVSVRGAKVDWTRGEPKRFRSSNAAWRGFCAECGTPLTFEAPEGMALAIAAFDAPADIAPTIQWGTEAKLPYVDSIPELPGEDTMADMGSAPYLAELVSYQHPDHDTEQWPPEKTS
- a CDS encoding VOC family protein, whose translation is MIDHLGIDVADFDASKAFYDKAMAPLGASLLHMVPLEYTGGAKVGGYGRDRPVFWLQEGKEGQKARQHVAFTARSRAEVDAFHAAALAAGGIDNGGPGLRPHYHANYYGAFVFDPDGNNVEAVCHDAE
- a CDS encoding endonuclease domain-containing protein, whose product is MTDAELKLWNEIRAHRLMGLAFRRQMPIAGYIVDFACPNRKLIVELDGSQHASHEVSASDTARTAKLTALGWTTLRFWNDDVIRDIDNVCQHIVIAAGLAGAEVPEPATEEFVS
- the cysS gene encoding cysteine--tRNA ligase, whose translation is MSDAPKGLRLYNTLTRAKQDFVPIDALNVRMYVCGPTVYDFAHIGNARPVIVFDVLFRLLRHLYGETHVTYVRNITDVDDKINARALRDFGSEISAGRLSLNEAIRRVTEKTAGQFHKDVATLGCLEPTVEPRATEFVEPRADGKADMITLIQSLIKRGHAYVAAGEVLFDTASMPDYGQLSKRNLDEQQAGARVAVDAHKKNPGDFVLWKLSSPEEPGWQSPWGRGRPGWHIECSAMSAAYLGEVFDIHGGGLDLIFPHHENEIAQSRCAHGTDVMANIWMHNGFLQVEGQKMSKSLGNFYSINELLETETFGGRKWPGEVLKLAMLMTHYREPIDFSVRKLEEAENTLRKWKRAADLAPAVGQLPAEVVQALSDDLATYAAFQVLTQLAGEAVDFGGDGENAAAASLKGALAFLGFDVGAAKVDEAAVAKAIARRLELIAAKNWAEADRIRDELLAQGVQLKDGKDPVTGERVTTWEVKR